TTTGCCTGTTTAACctaaactaccatcaccacacttGTATACTTGGGTGGCGGTGAGTGCTTAAGGCTCTACAAAGTGTTCCCCTTGCTACAGTAACATTCAGGAGGCCAAGAAAATATTGTAGGAAACATTCAATAACATTCTGTAGGAAACATTCAGTAGAGAGGAACATTGACATTCAGTAGAAGGAAACATTCAATAATATTCAGTAGGAAACATTCAGGAGAAGGAAATATGCACATTCATAGAAGGAAACATTCACATTCAGTAGAAGGAAACATTCAGTAGGAAACATTCAGTAGAAAGAAACATTCAGTAAAGAAACATTCAATAGCAATCATTCAGTAGAAGGAAACATTCACATTCAGTAGAAATATTCAGTAGAAGGAAACATTCACATTCAGTAGAAGGAAACATTGAATAGGAAACATTCACATTCAGTAGAAGGAAACATTCAGTAAAGAAACATTCAATAGCAAACATTCAGTAGAAGGAAACATTCACATTCAGAAGAAGGAAACATTCACATTCAGTAGAAGGAAACATTGAATAGGAAACATTCACATTCAGTAGAAGGAAACATTGAATAGGAAACATTCACATTCAGTAGAAGGAAACATTCAGTAGAAATATTCAGTAGAAGGAAACATTCAGCAGAAGGAAACATTCACATTCAGCAGCAGGAAACATTCAGTAGCATTCAGCAGGAGGCCAAGAAAACATTACCAAAGCAAACGAGTAAAATTTTCCAAGATAACATTTAGGCTTAAGGAGGGTGATAGAGGAGGCTCACatatttctccccttttctgcCCCTCTGCCTTGTGTCACGCTGATATAGATGAtcagagaggaagacgaagagctATTATATATTTCAGAGGCCTTAAAGTAGATGTAAAGTGGCTGTGTTACTTACAATTACTTAAGAAATGAGAGGAGCCTGACACGAAGCTTGGATCCCCCCTCGCCACCTTCTGTTGCCGGGTGTTgtacaacggtgccagattgtcgtactctacctcctatatttgccgatttccgacccaataactgcctttatatatagttatcgttaaaatggttaattattggtgtttttttggcaatatcgatggctcagaaaccggtaattacgaggctctgagtacgataatctggcaacggtgggacTCGTGTAGTGGATaattgtttccttatttctctctatatattgTGAAACATGAGTCTTTTATCTTGTGTCTTTCGTATTATTTCTTGGCATCACCTTAATTGGAGTTTTGCTGTGGATGGTAGTGTCAAACGCCTCTGCCTCTCGGTCATGTTCAATTAAGTGGaattttaggttcaaggtacagaagaagggttaaactaccaccaaagtcataaaactactcctggaaatgccccaaactcccacgaaagccttgtcaaatcaggTGTCAGAGAGCAATTAAATTCTCCATCAGTTGAGAGCCAGGTGGAAGGTTGCCGCCAGGTGTGCCCagctgctcctgctactactactactactactactactggtactcctactacagctgctgctgctgctgttactactactactactacgtacatTAGATAATTATAACGATAATAGGAATCACTGCAATAAAACGCGCCTTGTCGAGTTGTTTTACTGTTTTACTCATTGTGTTTTACAAGGGCAGGCTTTTTCGTGAGGAGACGATGTGcagcgagagaagaaaaagaaagaaaaaaagaaaaaaagaaagaaaaaaaaaacacccatacaCTTGTTGGTTTATGCTGTACAAACTCCACcccaaatgatgatgatgatgataataaaaacaataactatAATAGTTAcaacaataataattacaataatgataaataaaaaaatgataataatgataataataataataataataataataataataataataacaataataataatagtaataataataattactataattatcattattataataatagcaataattatCACTATAATAAGTAATTCAAACAATGATAATTATGACAGTATAAATGACCACCTCGAAATATAGTTATACAAAGAACCGGAAATGTACACGTATGAGAAATTTGTTTACAGAGAACATgtatgagagatagatagatagatagagatagatagaaagatagagagagagagagagagagagagagagagacgtacattagtgtgtgtgtgtgtgtgtgtgtgtgtgtgtgtgtgtgtgtgtgtgtgtgtgtgtatatatatatatatatatatatatatatatatatatatatatatatatatatatatatatatatatatatatatatatatatatatatatatattgcaggtAACCACAGGATAAATCAAGGTGGAGACAGTGCGTACTTTCGTGTGTTACATCTTCCTGCAGACACACCTGTACTCGCCTACCTGGAGGCGTGACGCACGGAGGTACTCACTGCCTCTACTTTTCTCCGGTGGCATACATGTCCCCACGGGGACCTGAagctcctgtgtctgtgtgtgtgtatatatatatatatatatatatatatatatatatatatatatatatatatatatatatatatatatatatatatatgacatctTTCAACTTCCACCTTTTCAACTTGACAGCTGGAATGCTTGGGGAGGAATGCAAGTCCTAAGTGTCCCCCGAACTAAAGTGAAAAAATAGTAAATTAGAAAAAAACGGATGAACTGAGTATTTTCCACCTTATATCTACCTGCCAAGCATCGTTATCACAAAACCTAACACTGCCAGCCtcggggaggggagggcagggcgGCGGAGCAGCCTCgcagccctcttcctcctcctctccaccaccaccatcaccaccaccaccaccaccactgtcactgccatcatcaccaccactacatcaccaccatcagccttcACTGCTGCCACTACCCACCACGGCATCCATTCAatctcttactttcttctctctctcctgtcttcgtctatccttctcctctccttttctattatctcttcaattccctttttttctcttttctcacccATCTCCAGCCCCTCTTTACTTACACcctcttttctgtctcttctttcctcttttcatccctttctgcctgtctttcctttttcccgccctctcctcctttcctttccttcctctcttcccttcctctttacctcgtttcctttctttctcccttcctatctttacgtcctttcttttcttcttcgtagtTCTTATCGAGTCATTCTTACTTTAAATTTCCCTGAATCTTACATATCTTAAcatattcaatttctttcctctctgtcctcGGTTAACTTCCCCTTGCCTGTTACTGTATTTTTCCTACTGTTTTTTATTCTTgtcctctttctactttcctcccgTCTTTTATTCTCCTTGTTTCGTGAATGACCACCTTCCATAATCTTGGTTTATCTAGTTTTTCACACGTTTCGCATTCTTTCCCTCCGTTCTGTCTCACTCCCatacattttcttcctctgttatctAATCTGACTGTTCGCGATGTATAATTTTTTCACTCCTGCTCACTTTAAAGTCTCATCTATTTCTGAGGCTTCGTATAATGTGATTTTgcttttatcattctttctatCCTAGTGTCACTCTACTCTCTTTTGCCTCATGATTCTCTGTTTAcaaatctttccttttctttttttcatcttgctAAATTTCCTAAACATATTTTACTCTCTGTTCCagtgttttatattttcatcgtTTTCATTAACATCCTaaaactcttcctttctttttacagtGTTTTTACATGCTAAGAAATCTCCTATTCCGGTAATATTTCCTGTTCCATGGTACAATCAACACATCTTTTCCTGCCGTCAAACAACCACACAATAATTTCTCCAAATCTTACAACATTTTCAAGGGGAGGTGTTGGCAGTCCCCTTCACAAAATCCCAAAACATTTCAGGACATCTATCTCGCAATTCTTCTAATTTGACTCACATTTGCATTTTCTATCTTCCATAAACTTAATTATTATTCATATGTTTACAAATTTGCAATCCCGTTTAATTTTCGAAAACATTTAgtcttttatacatatattttttttacaatgggTTCCCCTTGCTCAGTAGTGTGTTCCATATTAACAATTTTATAACAACATAATCAAACTTTAACATTTCttcttatctcactttctttacCCATTTGATCTTACTCATTATTTGTGGAGTATGTTATGCCTTACTTACTCTGCTCTCGGAAAAGTCacataattttttctctctcttccatacaatccttcccttcacctcattaTCCAttcctgtccttctcctcctccctcctctctctctctctctctcacacacacacacacacacacacacacacacacacacacacatacacattgtCCGACTGATCAATGggttgcatgtctgtctgtctgtctgtctgtctgtctgtgtctgtctgtctctctcgttTATGTGGGCCCTtcgccttcttttctttattgtttttccttttcgttcttgttctcgtcgtcgtcgtcgtcgtcatcctcctcctcttcctcctgcttgcaTTCTGTCGTTGCGGTCattccctactttccttccttcgttctatcccttttcgtcctcgtcctcattctcTGCTTCCGTCCTCGTCCTCTAAGGCGGTGATCCTCGTCAGGGCTTAGGCACGGACGACAATGAGCCTCCCCTGCCGCCGCCGTCACCTCGGagcggggcgcggcggggcggggcggggcggggcgttggCTCTACGCCCAAAGGGTTAGACAAgcgatttattattattaatattttacgGCGAAGAAGAGTGTTGGGGGCTGTGCGGGGGTGCGGGGGAGGGGGGCGCCGCGGGtgtgtgaggggtgaggagggcggGTTTCAGCGGTCCCTCCGTGGGTCCATGAAAGACAGTTCGTGGCGGTGGGCGGTTGGGAGTGTCCCgcggccctcaccaccaccaccaccaccaccaccaccacactccatcACTTGCTCTCGCTTACATTAACTATCAATTATTATCACACTTTAAGGACCTCGAACACAcctcacgccccgccccgccccacgggGTGTGTCGGGGCGTGTGGTGGAGAAAGGTGGGCGGAGCGGGGCAGGCAGGGCCCGGGCTGGCGGAGCGGCATTGGCATGGAGGGACAGGCGGGTGGGTCGGGGCAGGGCGGGCGGACGTGTGAACACAGGCTGGTGGGCACACACTGGGCGGATAcatgggcggcgggcggcggcggcaggcGGGGCGGCGGTACacaggcggcggggcggggcggggcagcgaCACAGTGCTGGGCGgggtggggaggggcggggcggggcggggcggcgcggggcggggTGGCCTCGCCTGGGCCCCTCGCCCCACGAGTctctacaacaagaacaacaataacaacacaacgACAACTTCTCTTAACGTTATGATCACAGATCAGACTATATCCGAAGGTGGTCCCCTGGGGGACGCGGGGCGCCCGGCGCGGCGTGTCGGGCCATCACAGTGAAGCATCacacgggcggggcggggcggggcggggcgcggcgggcggCCCTTACGCACAgccgcactcctccaccaccatgcGCGGCACGTCCCGCTTGATGATGTTGGAGAACTCGTCCTGGTAGATGAGCGACATGGGCGACAGCTTGGTGGGGGCGCAGCACTGCTCCAGGCTGCCCGCCGATCGGTACCGCCGCGTCTCCTCCATCACCTGCGAGTGAAAGTGCGGGAAGGTCTCCAGGGTCCGGAACACACTGGCACACGAGCCTTTGCAGTAGTTGGCGTTGTAGCCTGTGGGCGCAATGATCCAGTCGTCCCACCCAAGTTCTCTGAAGGAGATAATCAGGTTCTCCTTGCAGCACATTTTGGTGTCTTTATCACACTGGAGGGCGCGGCGGGAGAGGCGGCGGGAAGGCGTGGGCGCCGTGTGCACCACCAGGAAGGGGCGGTGCGAGGCCTCGGAGCGCCGCGACCCCGGCTTGTGTGCGCCCTTCAACTTGCGGGCCGTGAACAGTGCCGCCTCCAGCTCGCCGCTGCAACTGCTGCAGTCCACCAGGAGCCGCAGACGTTCTCCGGGCCGCGCGAACCACCGCTGCACCGCTGCCGTCACGTCCAGGCGTCGCCACCCCACGTGTGACGCCGAGAGCGGCAGCGACGCCACCATCTCCGCCGAGGGACTCTGCAAGAGTGCGTGGGTTAGAGGGGGGCAGAGGGGGAGAACTGGGAGATGGTATGAGGAAGGAGGTAGGTGCAGAGACCTTGAGCCGGAGCTAGTGGCTGGGCAATGGCTAAGGGGCTGCTGGGGTAGTGT
The Eriocheir sinensis breed Jianghai 21 chromosome 60, ASM2467909v1, whole genome shotgun sequence genome window above contains:
- the LOC126985862 gene encoding inhibin beta chain-like, yielding MSSSGRRLWVVAAPLALLLLALLGRPAHARPEARHCPNCVHPRSVPDARALETLRIEGIKQQILSKLGLRAKPNVTSSIPREVLLQTLYRSEEDRELLQKQREEQLRSAGHEQLLDDDYYAKTSEIISFAEPGPQLNNHTLLEFTQSDADVSSLRVTEAMLWVFLRRPPGARHHDAARARTTLWVFRVPPEDTSKSPSAEMVASLPLSASHVGWRRLDVTAAVQRWFARPGERLRLLVDCSSCSGELEAALFTARKLKGAHKPGSRRSEASHRPFLVVHTAPTPSRRLSRRALQCDKDTKMCCKENLIISFRELGWDDWIIAPTGYNANYCKGSCASVFRTLETFPHFHSQVMEETRRYRSAGSLEQCCAPTKLSPMSLIYQDEFSNIIKRDVPRMVVEECGCA